A part of Vibrio sp. B1FLJ16 genomic DNA contains:
- the adk gene encoding adenylate kinase, whose amino-acid sequence MRIILLGAPGAGKGTQANFIMEKYGIPQISTGDMLRAAIKAGTELGKQAKSVIDAGQLVSDEIILGLIKERIAQDDCAKGFLLDGFPRTIPQADGLKEMGVDVDYVIEFDVADDVIVERMAGRRAHLPSGRTYHVVYNPPKVEGKDDVTGEDLVVRDDDKEETVRARLGVYHEQTAPLINYYGKEAEAGNTKYLKFDGTKQVAEVSADIAKALA is encoded by the coding sequence ATGCGCATCATTCTTCTAGGTGCTCCAGGTGCAGGTAAAGGCACACAAGCGAACTTCATCATGGAAAAATACGGTATTCCGCAAATCTCTACTGGTGATATGCTTCGTGCTGCAATCAAAGCAGGTACAGAACTTGGCAAGCAAGCTAAATCTGTTATCGACGCTGGTCAGCTAGTTTCTGATGAAATCATTCTTGGCCTTATCAAAGAGCGTATCGCTCAAGACGATTGCGCAAAAGGTTTCCTACTAGATGGTTTCCCACGTACTATTCCTCAGGCTGATGGCCTAAAAGAAATGGGCGTTGACGTAGATTACGTGATCGAGTTCGACGTAGCTGATGACGTTATCGTTGAGCGTATGGCGGGTCGTCGTGCTCACTTACCTTCTGGCCGTACTTACCACGTTGTTTACAACCCACCAAAAGTGGAAGGTAAAGACGACGTAACAGGTGAAGATCTTGTTGTTCGTGATGACGACAAAGAAGAAACTGTACGCGCACGCCTGGGTGTTTACCACGAGCAAACTGCTCCACTGATCAATTACTACGGTAAAGAAGCAGAAGCAGGTAACACTAAGTACCTTAAATTCGACGGTACTAAGCAAGTTGCTGAAGTAAGTGCTGATATCGCGAAGGCATTAGCATAA
- a CDS encoding sulfite exporter TauE/SafE family protein, producing MDWINTFTLFFGSLVANTLASLSGGGAGLLQFPLLIFLGLPFSIALGTHKVASVALGLGAASTHLKVGTIQLPITLYLILVGSIGVVIGANIIVHIPDGIAEKMLGSMILALGIYSRFKKQLGQSEVCTHRDWLGWFVGGFGLMLIGVINGSLTAGSGLLVTLFLVRWFGFDYKQAVAYTMICVGLFWNGIGGIAVVQAGAPIHWAWLPVLLLSSFLGGALGAWAATRYSNRVIKIAFETLTFAVGIKLLI from the coding sequence ATGGATTGGATAAACACCTTCACACTCTTCTTCGGCTCACTTGTCGCCAACACACTTGCATCTTTGTCCGGTGGCGGAGCAGGATTATTGCAATTTCCCTTACTCATCTTTTTAGGGCTCCCTTTTTCTATCGCGCTGGGAACCCATAAAGTCGCTTCGGTAGCCTTGGGCTTGGGAGCAGCAAGCACTCATCTGAAAGTCGGTACAATTCAGCTTCCCATTACGCTTTATCTGATTCTGGTTGGAAGTATCGGCGTCGTCATCGGGGCTAACATCATCGTCCATATTCCAGATGGCATTGCCGAGAAAATGTTAGGTTCGATGATCCTTGCTCTGGGTATCTACTCCAGGTTCAAGAAACAGCTCGGTCAGTCTGAAGTCTGCACACATCGAGATTGGCTAGGTTGGTTTGTAGGCGGATTCGGCTTAATGTTAATTGGAGTGATAAACGGTTCACTCACGGCAGGATCTGGGCTACTCGTAACCCTATTTTTGGTTCGTTGGTTCGGATTTGATTACAAGCAGGCGGTCGCTTACACCATGATTTGCGTCGGATTGTTTTGGAATGGCATCGGTGGCATAGCAGTCGTTCAGGCAGGAGCCCCTATTCACTGGGCCTGGTTACCCGTTCTGCTTCTGAGTTCCTTTTTAGGAGGTGCCCTCGGCGCTTGGGCAGCGACCCGATACAGCAACCGTGTTATTAAAATTGCTTTTGAAACCCTCACTTTTGCCGTTGGCATTAAACTATTGATTTAG
- a CDS encoding SDR family oxidoreductase, with amino-acid sequence MNKSILITGCSTGIGYVCAHALKKQGFNVIASCRHSDDVQRLQSEGLTCIQLDLNDSTSITNGAKQAIELAQGKLYALFNNGAYGQPGALEDLPTEALKAQFQTNFFGWHQLVQEVLPHMRTQGEGRIIQNSSVLGFAAMKYRGAYNASKFALEGWSDTLRLELADTNIKVAIIEPGPIETQFRHNALKAFEQWVNAESSPHRVAYEGQKKRLDNDKSNNKFALPAEACIEPVLHALTSGSPKIRYRITTPTKVFAVLKRVLPTRLLDKILRRAA; translated from the coding sequence ATGAACAAATCCATTCTTATCACCGGTTGTTCGACCGGAATTGGTTACGTATGTGCCCATGCACTAAAAAAGCAGGGCTTTAATGTCATCGCATCATGCCGACACTCAGATGATGTTCAGCGACTGCAGTCAGAAGGTTTAACCTGCATACAGCTTGATCTCAATGACTCGACCAGTATTACTAACGGAGCTAAGCAAGCTATAGAGCTAGCTCAAGGGAAACTTTATGCACTCTTTAATAATGGAGCATACGGCCAGCCGGGAGCCTTAGAAGATCTCCCGACCGAAGCTCTCAAAGCGCAGTTTCAGACAAACTTTTTCGGTTGGCACCAGCTAGTGCAGGAAGTACTTCCCCACATGCGAACTCAGGGAGAAGGCCGCATCATTCAGAACAGTTCCGTACTTGGCTTTGCCGCTATGAAATATCGCGGTGCCTATAATGCTTCAAAGTTTGCTTTGGAAGGATGGAGCGATACGCTGAGACTTGAACTCGCCGACACCAATATAAAAGTTGCGATCATTGAGCCAGGACCTATAGAGACTCAATTCAGACACAATGCACTCAAAGCGTTTGAACAGTGGGTTAACGCAGAATCCAGCCCACACCGCGTCGCCTATGAAGGTCAGAAAAAACGCTTAGACAATGACAAATCCAATAACAAGTTCGCTTTGCCGGCAGAGGCGTGTATAGAGCCTGTCTTACACGCGTTAACCAGCGGTTCACCTAAAATCCGGTACCGCATAACCACACCGACTAAGGTATTCGCTGTATTGAAGAGGGTTTTACCGACGCGACTACTCGATAAGATTTTGCGACGGGCTGCTTAG
- the htpG gene encoding molecular chaperone HtpG: protein MSETVSQNKETRGFQSEVKQLLHLMIHSLYSNKEIFLRELISNASDASDKLRFQALSNPDLYQGNAELGVKLSFDENANTLTISDNGIGMSRDDVIEHLGTIAKSGTAEFFSKLSEEQSKDSQLIGQFGVGFYSAFIVADAVTVRTRAAGLSAEEAVQWHSAGEGEYTIENIVKESRGTDIILHMREEGKEFLSEWRLREVISKYSDHIGIPVSIQSAVRDEEGNETGEKKWEQINKAQALWTRNKSDISEEEYQEFYKHVSHDFADPLVWSHNRVEGKNDYTSLLYIPSKAPWDMMNRDHKSGLKLYVQRVFIMDDAEQFMPSYLRFVRGLIDSNDLPLNVSREILQDNKVTQSLRNACTKRVLTMLERMAKNDEEKYQSFWKEFGLVLKEGPAEDFANKEKVAGLLRFVSTEADSAEQTVALADYVSRMKEGQDKIYYLTADSYAAAKNSPHLEQFKAKGIEVILMYDRIDEWLMNYLTEFDGKQFQSITKAGLDLSNFEDEAEKEKQKETEEEFKSVVERTKSYLGDRVKEVRTTFKLASTPAVVVTDDFEMGTQMAKLLAAAGQAVPEVKYIFEINPEHELVKRMADEADEEAFGRWVEVLLGQAMLAERGSMEDPAQFLGAINKLLTKV from the coding sequence ATGAGCGAAACCGTATCTCAAAATAAAGAAACTCGTGGTTTTCAATCAGAAGTAAAACAACTACTTCATTTAATGATCCATTCTCTTTATTCCAACAAAGAGATATTTTTGCGCGAGCTGATTTCTAACGCATCAGATGCGTCAGATAAATTGCGATTTCAGGCACTTTCAAATCCGGACTTATACCAGGGCAATGCTGAACTTGGCGTTAAACTGTCATTCGATGAAAATGCAAATACCCTGACTATTTCTGACAACGGCATCGGTATGAGCCGTGATGATGTAATAGAGCATCTGGGTACCATCGCTAAATCAGGCACTGCAGAGTTCTTTTCAAAATTGTCTGAAGAGCAAAGCAAAGATTCACAGCTTATTGGCCAATTTGGTGTTGGTTTCTACTCTGCGTTTATTGTGGCCGATGCGGTAACAGTACGTACCCGAGCTGCAGGCCTTTCAGCAGAAGAAGCCGTTCAGTGGCATTCTGCGGGCGAGGGTGAGTACACGATTGAGAATATCGTTAAAGAATCTCGTGGTACTGACATTATTCTTCATATGCGTGAAGAGGGTAAAGAGTTCTTGAGCGAATGGCGTCTACGTGAAGTTATCAGCAAGTACTCTGACCATATCGGCATTCCTGTTTCTATTCAAAGCGCCGTTCGTGACGAAGAAGGCAATGAAACCGGCGAGAAAAAGTGGGAGCAGATTAACAAGGCTCAAGCTCTTTGGACGCGCAACAAATCAGATATATCAGAAGAAGAGTATCAGGAATTCTACAAGCACGTTTCTCACGATTTTGCCGATCCACTGGTTTGGAGTCACAACCGGGTAGAAGGTAAGAACGACTACACTAGCTTGCTGTACATCCCGTCTAAAGCGCCATGGGACATGATGAATCGTGATCATAAGTCAGGTCTGAAACTGTATGTTCAGCGTGTATTCATCATGGATGACGCAGAGCAGTTTATGCCGTCTTACCTGCGCTTCGTTCGTGGCCTGATAGACTCAAACGATCTGCCGCTGAACGTGTCACGTGAAATTCTGCAGGACAACAAAGTGACTCAGTCTCTGCGTAACGCATGTACCAAACGTGTGCTGACAATGCTGGAGCGCATGGCGAAGAATGACGAAGAAAAATACCAGTCATTCTGGAAAGAATTTGGCTTAGTACTGAAAGAAGGTCCGGCTGAAGACTTTGCAAACAAAGAGAAAGTTGCGGGTCTGCTGCGTTTTGTGTCTACTGAGGCGGACTCTGCAGAGCAGACTGTTGCGCTTGCGGATTACGTTTCACGTATGAAGGAAGGTCAGGATAAAATCTACTACCTGACCGCTGATAGCTACGCTGCAGCGAAAAACAGCCCTCACTTGGAGCAATTCAAAGCGAAAGGCATCGAGGTTATCCTGATGTACGATCGTATTGACGAGTGGCTGATGAACTACCTGACGGAGTTTGACGGTAAGCAATTCCAGTCCATTACTAAAGCAGGCCTTGATCTGAGTAACTTTGAAGACGAAGCAGAGAAAGAAAAGCAGAAAGAAACGGAAGAAGAGTTCAAGTCGGTCGTTGAGCGCACTAAGTCTTACTTAGGTGACCGTGTTAAAGAAGTCCGTACAACCTTCAAACTGGCTTCGACGCCAGCTGTTGTGGTAACGGATGATTTCGAGATGGGTACACAGATGGCGAAGCTTCTTGCTGCTGCGGGTCAGGCAGTGCCAGAAGTGAAATACATTTTCGAAATTAACCCGGAACACGAACTCGTTAAGCGCATGGCGGATGAAGCCGATGAAGAAGCGTTTGGCCGTTGGGTTGAGGTTCTTCTTGGTCAGGCGATGCTCGCGGAGCGTGGCTCAATGGAAGACCCAGCGCAGTTTTTAGGGGCGATCAACAAGCTTTTGACTAAGGTGTAA
- a CDS encoding regulatory protein ToxS, protein MKTKFASAVLAVSILFSGWLYWGSDLKVEQVLTSNEWQSEMVTLITDTLPNNTVGPLRRVHVQSNVKYLPNGEYIRVSGIKLFAQGSTAESKISISEKGNWEVSDNYLLVSPYEFKDISSSQSKDFSAEQLRLITQVFRLDAEQSRRIDVVNGKTLLLTSLNHGSTVLFRN, encoded by the coding sequence ATGAAGACAAAATTTGCATCTGCGGTTTTGGCCGTATCTATCCTGTTTAGCGGTTGGTTATATTGGGGAAGTGATCTAAAAGTTGAGCAGGTCCTTACCTCTAATGAATGGCAGTCAGAGATGGTCACACTGATAACCGACACATTACCCAATAACACTGTTGGCCCTCTGCGTCGTGTCCATGTTCAGTCGAACGTAAAATACCTGCCGAACGGCGAATATATTCGCGTTTCAGGTATCAAACTGTTTGCTCAGGGATCTACAGCTGAGTCCAAGATCAGTATTTCAGAGAAAGGTAACTGGGAAGTGAGCGATAACTACCTACTCGTCTCTCCGTACGAGTTCAAAGATATTTCATCATCGCAGTCAAAAGACTTCTCTGCTGAACAGTTACGCTTGATTACTCAGGTATTCAGACTCGATGCAGAGCAAAGCCGCCGAATTGATGTGGTCAACGGGAAAACCTTGCTTCTGACTAGCCTGAACCACGGTTCTACGGTACTGTTCAGAAACTAA
- a CDS encoding DUF1538 domain-containing protein, with protein MISFEHFFNTLLSTVRDVIPIAAIIFGFQLAVLRRPVNNLRKVLLGFAYVIVGLSLFLVGLEMALFPLGETMAVQLTTPDFLREFKVSLGQKLEWIDYYWVYTFAFFIGFSTTIAEPSLIAVAIKANQVSGGSIGVTGLRVAVALGVAIGIALGSYRIVVGDPIHYYIIAGYIVVVVQTFYAPQMIVPLAYDSGGVTTSTVTVPLVTALGLGLASTVPGRNPMIDGFGLIAFASLFPMISVMGYAQITQWLNRDISEDEEDAL; from the coding sequence ATGATTTCATTTGAGCACTTTTTTAATACCCTACTTTCTACTGTTCGTGATGTTATCCCCATCGCCGCCATTATTTTCGGTTTTCAGCTTGCTGTACTCCGCCGTCCCGTGAACAACCTGAGAAAAGTGCTTTTGGGGTTTGCCTACGTCATTGTGGGGTTGTCTCTGTTTTTAGTCGGTTTAGAAATGGCGCTGTTCCCCCTTGGTGAAACCATGGCAGTACAGTTAACTACACCGGACTTTTTAAGAGAGTTCAAAGTCTCACTAGGGCAGAAGCTGGAGTGGATTGACTATTATTGGGTATACACATTTGCTTTTTTTATTGGCTTTAGCACCACGATTGCAGAGCCGTCGTTAATCGCGGTGGCGATAAAAGCCAATCAAGTATCGGGTGGCAGTATCGGTGTAACTGGTTTACGTGTAGCGGTTGCACTCGGTGTAGCGATTGGTATTGCGTTAGGCAGTTACCGGATTGTGGTCGGAGATCCGATTCACTATTACATTATTGCGGGTTATATCGTTGTGGTGGTTCAGACCTTTTATGCTCCCCAAATGATTGTTCCTCTAGCCTATGATTCAGGTGGTGTTACCACATCGACCGTAACCGTTCCGCTTGTTACTGCGTTGGGGCTAGGCCTTGCCTCGACAGTGCCCGGGAGGAATCCAATGATAGATGGCTTTGGTCTGATTGCCTTTGCCAGCTTGTTTCCGATGATATCCGTAATGGGATATGCGCAAATAACTCAGTGGCTTAATAGAGACATTTCGGAGGATGAAGAAGATGCGCTTTAA
- a CDS encoding P-II family nitrogen regulator, with protein MRFKLILAFVEDARTDKVLDAAREAGATGATVINNARGEGLNQKTTFFGLTLEVQKDVLLFVVEEHLSRHILETISDVGEFDKESGQGIAIQIDIEDAVGVAHQVETLTKVVESEL; from the coding sequence ATGCGCTTTAAATTGATACTTGCGTTTGTTGAGGATGCCAGAACAGACAAGGTGCTTGATGCGGCTCGAGAAGCCGGTGCTACAGGAGCAACGGTGATTAACAATGCTCGTGGCGAAGGATTGAATCAGAAGACGACGTTTTTTGGTTTAACGTTAGAAGTTCAGAAAGATGTGCTGTTGTTTGTGGTAGAGGAGCATCTTTCCCGGCATATATTAGAAACCATCAGTGACGTTGGTGAGTTTGACAAAGAGTCCGGTCAGGGGATTGCAATTCAAATTGATATTGAAGATGCGGTGGGAGTGGCCCACCAGGTTGAGACATTAACCAAGGTTGTAGAGAGTGAATTATGA
- a CDS encoding DUF1538 domain-containing protein, producing MEAFVALFRALLNSARDLLPIVVVITFFQLVVLQEPMPNLVSILFGLLFVVLGLTFFIFGLELGLFPIGENMAQAFAKKGSVFWLLLFSFCLGFGTTIAEPALTAVADKASQVAAEGGMIINSEVSMQDYATGLRVTVALSVGIAIVIGVLRILKGWPIQYMIIGGYVGVVVLTWFAPESIIGIAYDSGGVTTSTITVPLVTALGVGLASAIKGRNPMLDGFGLIAFASLLPMMFVMIYGMVVT from the coding sequence ATGGAAGCCTTTGTTGCTCTTTTTCGAGCTCTCCTTAATAGTGCACGCGATCTTTTACCGATTGTCGTTGTTATTACGTTCTTCCAGTTAGTCGTATTGCAAGAGCCTATGCCAAATCTTGTTTCGATTCTTTTCGGCTTATTATTCGTGGTGTTAGGGCTGACGTTTTTCATTTTTGGCCTGGAGCTCGGGCTTTTTCCGATAGGTGAAAACATGGCCCAGGCATTTGCGAAAAAGGGCAGTGTGTTCTGGTTACTGCTTTTCTCTTTTTGCTTAGGGTTTGGCACCACCATCGCCGAACCCGCGTTGACTGCGGTTGCTGATAAAGCGTCACAAGTCGCAGCAGAGGGAGGAATGATTATTAACTCGGAAGTATCGATGCAAGACTACGCGACAGGCCTCCGTGTAACCGTCGCTTTGTCTGTTGGGATAGCCATTGTTATCGGTGTACTTCGTATTCTCAAAGGCTGGCCAATCCAATACATGATCATAGGCGGGTACGTTGGTGTGGTGGTGTTAACTTGGTTTGCCCCTGAGTCTATCATTGGGATTGCGTATGATTCCGGTGGCGTCACCACATCGACCATTACAGTCCCTCTAGTTACTGCACTTGGCGTCGGACTGGCTTCGGCAATCAAAGGGCGTAACCCAATGCTGGATGGTTTCGGCCTTATAGCTTTTGCCTCACTACTGCCAATGATGTTTGTCATGATTTATGGGATGGTTGTGACATGA
- a CDS encoding SelT/SelW/SelH family protein, which produces MEKAVISIYYCRQCNWMLRSTWLSQELLHTFSEEIESITLHPDTGGRFEIFCNGQQIWERKQDGGFPEAKILKQRVRDIIAPERDLGHSDTK; this is translated from the coding sequence ATGGAAAAAGCCGTCATCAGTATTTACTACTGTCGTCAATGCAACTGGATGTTACGTTCAACCTGGCTGTCGCAAGAGCTGCTGCACACGTTCAGTGAAGAAATAGAATCCATTACACTGCATCCTGATACGGGTGGCCGATTCGAAATATTCTGTAATGGTCAGCAAATATGGGAACGAAAACAAGATGGTGGTTTTCCGGAAGCCAAAATCTTAAAGCAGCGGGTCAGAGACATTATCGCACCAGAGCGCGATTTAGGTCATTCTGATACTAAATAA
- a CDS encoding transcriptional regulator: MTSIGTKFLLAQRFTFDPNSNSLTDQQNSNEIVRLGSNESRILLMLAKRPNEVLTRNELHEYVWREQGFEVDDSSLTQAISTLRKMLKDSTKSPEFVKTVPKRGYQLICSVERASPLSSDRNAETEERNTDNEPFEEEQVTMFSDSVAETTITATEKSAPHNVEPQVQPVEPANNEVQPNKWLARAMLLVAMLTPICVMLFTQPAESKFRQIAVYQHVPIMTPLNHPQINDWLPSIKQCVERYVEHHKKDSLPVDVIATGGQNSQLVLNYIHDIQHSYENVTLRIFSGHNAQEPVDICK, encoded by the coding sequence ATGACTAGCATTGGCACCAAGTTTCTACTTGCTCAAAGATTTACTTTTGATCCTAATAGTAATTCGCTTACTGACCAGCAAAACAGCAACGAAATTGTTCGCTTAGGAAGCAATGAAAGCCGAATTCTCCTGATGTTGGCAAAAAGACCTAACGAAGTATTAACCCGCAATGAACTCCATGAATACGTTTGGCGTGAACAAGGTTTTGAGGTGGATGACTCAAGCCTTACTCAAGCGATCTCTACCCTGCGTAAGATGTTGAAGGATTCAACAAAATCCCCAGAGTTTGTGAAAACCGTACCAAAACGCGGTTACCAGCTTATCTGTTCTGTTGAGCGGGCAAGCCCGCTCTCTTCTGATCGAAATGCGGAAACAGAAGAACGCAATACAGATAATGAGCCATTTGAAGAAGAACAGGTAACCATGTTTTCTGACTCAGTAGCCGAGACTACCATCACCGCGACTGAGAAAAGTGCTCCTCATAATGTTGAACCTCAAGTTCAACCTGTGGAACCAGCTAATAACGAAGTACAACCTAATAAATGGTTAGCGCGTGCGATGTTACTTGTGGCAATGTTGACCCCTATTTGCGTGATGCTGTTTACCCAGCCTGCCGAATCCAAATTCAGACAGATCGCGGTTTATCAACACGTGCCAATAATGACACCGTTGAACCACCCTCAAATTAATGATTGGCTGCCTTCCATCAAGCAGTGCGTTGAACGTTACGTAGAACACCATAAGAAAGACTCACTACCTGTTGACGTCATAGCGACGGGAGGCCAGAACAGTCAGCTCGTGCTGAACTATATCCACGATATTCAACACTCGTATGAGAACGTGACCCTGCGTATATTTTCCGGTCATAACGCCCAAGAGCCTGTAGACATCTGTAAATAA
- a CDS encoding CBS domain-containing protein, with the protein MSNQSIVRVRDVMAATYVMVDGLMTVYEGITLAKKYQVKALVVKKRDDNDEYGIVLMNDIAKKVLANNRAPQRTNIYEIMTKPALCVGPDMNVKYCARLFERFGISRAPVIEDGEVIGMVSYNNIVINGMVRDCTNQD; encoded by the coding sequence ATGAGTAATCAGTCGATAGTACGAGTTCGAGATGTCATGGCTGCAACTTACGTTATGGTTGATGGGCTGATGACTGTTTATGAGGGCATCACGTTAGCCAAAAAATATCAGGTAAAAGCACTGGTAGTTAAGAAACGTGATGACAATGATGAGTACGGTATTGTGCTGATGAATGACATCGCGAAGAAAGTGCTGGCAAATAATCGAGCGCCACAACGTACTAATATTTATGAAATCATGACCAAGCCAGCTTTGTGCGTCGGACCGGATATGAACGTGAAGTATTGTGCCAGGCTGTTTGAAAGATTCGGCATTAGCCGAGCTCCTGTCATCGAAGATGGTGAGGTGATCGGCATGGTCAGTTACAACAACATCGTGATTAATGGCATGGTCAGAGATTGTACCAATCAGGACTAA
- a CDS encoding TIGR01777 family oxidoreductase, whose protein sequence is MKILLTGGTGFIGSELLKLLTTHQVVLLTRSPEKAKQHLNHTDVGNIEYLDSLDKLADLNHIDAIINLAGEPIADKRWTKNQKDKICKSRWQITEAIVELIHASTKPPAVFISGSAVGYYGDQQEHPFDECLHVKNDGFPHMVCERWEHIAKRAESENTRVCLLRTGIVLGTNGGALAKMLMPYKLGLGGPLGNGNQYMPWIHILDMVRAIMYLLNTPHAHGAFNLCAPHPVTNRIFSRTLARTLKRPHILFTPKWVMDTAMGESSCLLFDSIRAKPKKLTELDFQFTYSRIEPALKHLLHDRSC, encoded by the coding sequence ATGAAAATATTACTGACAGGCGGAACCGGGTTTATCGGCTCTGAATTGCTCAAACTGCTCACTACCCATCAGGTCGTGCTCTTGACTCGTTCACCAGAAAAAGCAAAGCAGCATCTAAACCACACCGACGTTGGTAATATTGAATATCTTGACTCTCTGGATAAACTTGCCGACCTCAACCATATAGATGCAATAATCAACCTTGCCGGAGAACCCATCGCAGACAAACGATGGACAAAGAATCAAAAAGACAAAATCTGTAAGAGCCGCTGGCAAATAACGGAGGCGATTGTCGAGCTGATCCACGCCAGCACAAAACCACCGGCAGTCTTTATCAGTGGTTCCGCAGTTGGATATTACGGTGATCAGCAGGAACATCCTTTCGACGAATGCCTGCATGTCAAAAATGATGGGTTTCCTCATATGGTCTGTGAGCGTTGGGAGCATATTGCCAAGCGTGCAGAATCGGAAAATACTAGGGTGTGTTTGCTGCGAACCGGAATTGTCCTAGGCACAAACGGGGGTGCATTAGCAAAAATGTTAATGCCATACAAATTAGGTTTAGGCGGACCACTTGGAAATGGTAACCAATACATGCCGTGGATTCATATCCTCGACATGGTCAGAGCGATCATGTACTTACTCAATACACCCCATGCACACGGCGCTTTTAACCTATGTGCCCCCCACCCTGTCACTAACCGTATTTTTAGCCGCACTCTGGCCAGAACGCTTAAGCGTCCCCATATACTGTTCACCCCGAAATGGGTGATGGATACAGCCATGGGAGAGTCATCCTGCCTATTGTTTGACAGCATCAGAGCCAAACCTAAAAAACTCACGGAACTGGACTTCCAGTTTACTTACTCAAGAATTGAGCCTGCACTTAAGCACTTGCTTCATGATCGAAGCTGTTGA
- the yfcE gene encoding phosphodiesterase has protein sequence MKLFFASDLHGSVPATKETIDLFIASEAEHLILLGDILYHGPRNPIPEGYNPAQVAELLNQYSKQIIAVRGNCDSEVDQMLLNFPMMMDYAWVLLETGQRLFLTHGHLYNSSNRPELRDGDVMVHGHTHIPVAELQDGITIFNPGSMTFPRNGLPRSYGLMYEKTLMVKTPEGEVLSQTTL, from the coding sequence GTGAAACTATTTTTTGCTTCAGATTTGCACGGTTCTGTACCTGCGACCAAAGAGACCATCGACTTATTCATTGCGTCTGAAGCGGAGCATTTGATTCTGTTGGGTGATATTTTGTATCACGGACCAAGAAACCCTATACCTGAAGGCTATAATCCTGCACAAGTAGCTGAACTTCTTAATCAATATAGTAAGCAGATCATTGCTGTTCGTGGTAACTGTGACAGTGAAGTGGATCAGATGCTGTTGAACTTCCCGATGATGATGGATTATGCCTGGGTACTGCTTGAAACTGGCCAGCGTCTGTTTTTAACGCATGGCCATTTGTACAACAGCAGTAATCGTCCTGAATTGCGAGACGGAGATGTGATGGTTCATGGCCATACGCACATCCCGGTTGCTGAGCTGCAAGATGGCATTACTATCTTTAATCCGGGTTCAATGACCTTCCCTCGTAATGGTTTACCGCGTAGCTATGGTTTAATGTACGAAAAAACATTAATGGTAAAAACGCCAGAAGGTGAGGTTTTGTCACAGACAACGCTCTAG